The DNA window CACTGCTGCCTGTGCCGAGCATCTACGGAGACCAAGGGAGTACCCCGAACGGTCGGGCAAACACTGGCATGGCGGACCCGAGTTTGTGGAGCGTCTCCGCTGAGATGGTGGCGGCATGGGCCAGGCGGTTGgtggccaagaagctgctgAGCATGGGGCCTGACCACCTCTCCTCCATGCAGTCCTACACTGGTGTTCCGCGACGCAGATGCGGCCGAGATGTACGCCGTGGCGACCAACTTTCTCCCACCCGAGACGGAGAACCAGGAAACAGCCACAGTTGCCGCGAAGTCACCGTGATGATGCACCGAGTGGGCAGGGAAATGGGCACCCGCGGACAGGGCCAGGGGGTGTTTGATTATTTGAATCCTGGTGGGCCTCCCTTATCGACGTGGCTGGGGTCACTGCTTGGCTTCGACAAGCTAACGAGACGCGAGCTGTCCAGTTTGCGCTGAGCATGGATTATAAACTGAAGGCCTCGTGATCGATTCCGGACAGAGACAGCCAAGACCTGGGAAATATGACGAGGCATCTGGCCGAAGGTGCCATCCTCGTCTTGGCGCAGCGGCCGCTCGGAGGAGaaaggggagagggggggggggggctggatGTTCCTGTACTTGAGTTGACATTTGTTGACAGCCGGTCCGCTCTCCTCGACCCTGCAGCCCCTGCCCCTCACCGAGTCtaccgtcgacgccgccgttgcaCAGTGGCACAGACTCCTGCTTGGGGACGCGGGAGCCGTGTTCCCCAGATGACGCACTAGGCAGATCTCCAGATGGCATCCGACATGGCAGCCACCTTGGTCATCTCTCGTGCGTCATGCACGCGGACCACGTCGGCTCCTCCTTGCACAGCAGCCGCCACTGTCGCAGCCGTTCCCCAAATCCGCTCAGACGGCTCTACCACTCCCGTCGCCTTGCCCACGAAGGACTTTCGGCTCGCGCCCACGAGCCACGGCAAGCCttccaggccaggccagtTTCTCAGCTCTGCAAGGCCCCGCAGAAGTTCAAGGTtttgcgccgccgtcttggcgAATCCAATACCGGGATCGAGAATcatccgccatcgccggACGCCTGCCTCCTCAGCGGCCGTGACGCGGCCCAGGAGCTCCTTAGCCACTGTAGGGATGAGACCGTCCGGATATGACGTGAGGTCCACCATGGACCTTGGTGTTCCCCGCATGTGCATCAGACAGATGGTTGCGCCCAGTCGGGCAGCAGTCGGCAGCATGTCCGGGTCTAGCATTCCAGCCGAGACATCATTGATGATATCGGCTCCACTGGCAACAGCCATCTCTGCGACGCGCGCACGGTAGGTGTCGACGCTGATGGCCATGTCACGCGCCTCGGGCAGGGATCGGATGAGCTCGACGGCAGGGACGACACgggctgcttcttcttcagccGTTACctctggccggccgggggcCGTTGACTGGCCGCCAACATCGATAACGGTGGCCCCGCTACGAGCAATGTCGACTATCACCCCCGACAGGTTCTCCAAGCTGTGGCGTCCTCCATCAGAGAAGGAGTCTGGCGTCAGATTGAGGATTGCCATGACATGGGTCTTGCGGTTGTGTACCAGTGGCGTGAGGGCCGGGGACGTGGGCCGCAGCGGTATGACGGGCGAGAGTGGCTCCCGCGCCGGCAGCTCGTTGAGGTAGTCCTGCACGAGCTTCCACGGCCTAGACGAGTCAAGCGGATGTGAGGGAATTAACCTAGAGGGGTCATGTATCAGAGACTACTCGGCACCTCGGAATACAAGCCGCGTGAGGGCCACTTACTCGGCCAACGGCCTCAAGACGAACTCGCGTTCAGGGATGCCAATATGGGGGACCTTGAGTCGGTCGTGGTTGACCGTCTGATTTCCATAGAGCAGCACGTCCAAGTCAATGTTGCGGGGGCCCTTGTCGACGACTTTGTGACGGCCCATGGCGTTTTCAATGGCCTGAAGCTGGTCCAGCAAGGCTAACGGCTCAAGATCCGTCTCGACCTGTTCTGCACGTGAGCATCTTGCCGACACGGTGCGGGATTTGCTCGTGGCAACGACTCACCTCGCAAACGCCATTGATGAATTGGCCTTGATCCATCACGTACATAGGTTTGGTCTCCCACAGGCTGCTGGTGCGCTTGACGAGGATGCCCCTGCGGTCCATCTCCCTGCACGCCTTTTCgatctcggcgacgcggtctCCAAGGTTGCTCCCGAGCGCTATATATGCTTTCACCTTTCGAGGCGCGCTGTGACACGCGCAGCCGGAGtggaggcggctgggccgAACATGGCGCGGCTCATGTGCTCCAGGTCGAGGAGAGAGGTCCCTTGCCGGCGGTTGGCGCGAAACAGACGTCTGAATACAGAGGCCCAGTCCAGTCCGGTGCGAATAAAATCGTCGGTAGTGCCGTAGGCCCTGGGGCACAGAGCCTCGGACTGTTGAAAAGGTCATGGATGGCGAGTCCGAGAATATTATCTTGTTTTAAATGCCAGAGTCCCTTGTTGGCGCATTTTCATGAGATGACGTTGGAATTTGGGGGTCTGGCAACTGGCGGGACGGACCAAAAAAGGTATGGTCGCAAACTCGCCAACTGGTCGGGTAGGCGCCACCGACTGGTTGCTGAGCGGGTACGGAGAAAGTACTTCATGTAAGCGCAGTTACGTGCAGCCAACGAAGTACCTTCCAACCAACAAACTTGGTGCACAAAGGGCAGGGACGACGGAGCAAGCGCCCTGGAGCCGAGCCCGCGCTGTTTTCAGGTTGCGAACGCAGCGACCTGCTACGAAGACTCAAAGTGCCAAGTGATCTACTACTCCAGGTAAGTACCTGGGTAGATTGGTTAACCTTGTTGGTCGTGATTAATCCCATTCCAATTGAGCGCCTGATGATATTGGACACCTTCTGGAATCCCTGGCCACTCACTGGTAAGGTATTCTACATTGTCGGACAGCGACGAGCTACGTACTACCTAACATTAGTAAGGTAGTACTTGTAATCGGAGATGTGGAAGCGCAGGTCCCTAAGAGTTGACGTTTCCGTTCAAAGAATTTAGTACATCCACCTCCTTCAAAAGGCAGGCGCAAGCCCGCCGACCGAGAGCCTTCATTGACTAATCGCCCCGGTGTCGTGTGGCAGGAGCTGTCTTCTGGCAGTGACGACCCGTCTCGCGGTGCAGGAACAGCTCGCCTCGGGGCAATCAACGGCGAAGCGCGCTGCGACTTCCCTCGCCAATGCGTCAGACGCGAGTCCTTCGCATCCGGGTATATGTGGGCGACAGGACAGCACCACGTCTAGGAAAAAACGCGATACCGTGAACCGGGACTACGTAGGCACTGACAGAGTCAAAAGTCGCCCGTCCTCCTAGCGGACGCGGTTGCTGCTTTGAGCCGGGATCGCCACTCCCATTGGTCTGCTACTTGCATCTGATAAGATCAGACGGCCGATGATTGCAATGGCCTGCGCCGAGTCAGCGGAGACACGCTTGCAGGGACGGCACTCGTACTTACGAGGGCTGTGCGCGCCGCAGTCCGCCATGTCACTACCAGGGCTGCCGCACAGAGGAAGTGGTAACTGCTAGGTACCACACTGAGGCGGCGAGTCACATGTCTGGGTGCTCAAGGCAACCCCTCGAGCGCCAAGGCATCAATCACCACGACCTTGTCAAAGAGCAGAGAAATAGAGACGGAGAAGGAATAGATATAGAGAatgacggcgggcgagctggcgcaCATAGGCGCTGGGCGCAACTGGTGTGGTGATTTGTGACTGACTGATTAATAACGAGATTCCGAGGCCGCGTCTCGGTGCACCAGGTCACTGGACTCTCTCACTCACTAGGTGCCCCTGGCACTGCTCCGGGCTGCTGCTTTATTAGCCTAGGTTGCCCGTCGGAGAAACTCTGTGCCCGGGCTTCCACCGCGCCCTCCAGCGGGGACAAAATCCCCAGACCCCCCAGAGCACACTAAACCCGGACCGTGCTAGCGCCTCACCGAGCCTCGGCACGTTttgctggcgccgcgctcaaAGACTCGgagcgacgccatcgcccgtcgccgccgcc is part of the Purpureocillium takamizusanense chromosome 7, complete sequence genome and encodes:
- the FOL1 gene encoding trifunctional dihydropteroate synthetase (COG:H~EggNog:ENOG503NUR7~BUSCO:EOG09260LJ8), producing the protein MTFSTVRGSVPQGLRHYRRFYSHRTGLGLCIQTSVSRQPPARDLSPRPGAHEPRHVRPSRLHSGCACHSAPRKVKAYIALGSNLGDRVAEIEKACREMDRRGILVKRTSSLWETKPMYVMDQGQFINGVCEVETDLEPLALLDQLQAIENAMGRHKVVDKGPRNIDLDVLLYGNQTVNHDRLKVPHIGIPEREFVLRPLAELIPSHPLDSSRPWKLVQDYLNELPAREPLSPVIPLRPTSPALTPLVHNRKTHVMAILNLTPDSFSDGGRHSLENLSGVIVDIARSGATVIDVGGQSTAPGRPEVTAEEEAARVVPAVELIRSLPEARDMAISVDTYRARVAEMAVASGADIINDVSAGMLDPDMLPTAARLGATICLMHMRGTPRSMVDLTSYPDGLIPTVAKELLGRVTAAEEAGVRRWRMILDPGIGFAKTAAQNLELLRGLAELRNWPGLEGLPWLVGASRKSFVGKATGVVEPSERIWGTAATVAAAVQGGADVVRVHDAREMTKVAAMSDAIWRSA